The Sediminispirochaeta smaragdinae DSM 11293 genome has a segment encoding these proteins:
- a CDS encoding GntR family transcriptional regulator yields the protein MYHDSISGIGRNDLGISSAKRSEIAYSQIKEWLLSGSVRPHEVFSSYKISEALNLSRTPVTEALKQLEQEGFIEIIPQVGCRIRNPDLAEVQENFLIRAVLEGLGAEMAAKERTEADMRKLKKIYSDGIVAAEKNDFIEYAKCNRLFHLEIAGLSKMERLISLIKQFWDNVSYQAASVDFLLERHDVSLEQHEKILTAIEKKDGALARTLMEAHLRECTNDFCKTL from the coding sequence ATGTATCATGATAGTATAAGTGGAATAGGAAGAAATGATTTGGGAATATCGTCGGCCAAGAGAAGCGAAATAGCATACAGCCAGATCAAAGAGTGGTTACTTAGCGGATCAGTAAGACCTCATGAAGTCTTTTCGTCGTATAAAATATCGGAAGCACTCAATTTGAGCAGAACACCCGTGACCGAGGCACTCAAGCAGCTCGAACAAGAAGGATTCATCGAAATCATTCCCCAAGTTGGCTGTAGGATACGAAACCCGGATCTCGCTGAAGTGCAGGAAAACTTCCTTATACGTGCGGTTCTTGAAGGCCTTGGGGCGGAGATGGCAGCAAAAGAGCGCACGGAAGCTGATATGAGAAAACTAAAAAAGATTTACTCGGACGGTATCGTCGCCGCGGAAAAGAATGATTTCATCGAATACGCGAAATGTAATCGACTATTTCATTTAGAGATTGCTGGCCTTTCAAAGATGGAACGGCTCATCTCCCTCATCAAGCAGTTCTGGGACAACGTAAGCTACCAGGCGGCGAGCGTCGACTTTCTTCTGGAGAGACATGATGTTTCGCTTGAGCAGCATGAAAAAATCCTCACCGCTATCGAGAAGAAGGACGGGGCGTTGGCGCGCACCCTTATGGAAGCCCATTTACGCGAGTGCACCAACGATTTCTGCAAAACATTATAA
- a CDS encoding ImmA/IrrE family metallo-endopeptidase produces the protein MLENYGIRILLLSYSSDAFNGLSVGEDDKGPASSIEHKRFSTAHELGHLLTHLSDYGGKARSEDKVQEKEADLFAEYFLMTEQGFNSEWEETAGMPFVLKSFDFYADRLSSRVP, from the coding sequence TTGCTGGAAAACTATGGAATAAGGATCCTGCTCCTTTCCTACTCCTCGGACGCCTTTAATGGCTTATCAGTTGGCGAAGACGATAAGGGTCCGGCGAGCAGCATCGAACACAAGAGATTCAGTACTGCTCACGAACTCGGCCATCTTTTGACACACTTGTCGGATTATGGTGGGAAAGCACGATCCGAAGATAAGGTACAGGAGAAGGAAGCGGATTTGTTCGCCGAATACTTCCTCATGACTGAGCAGGGATTTAACTCTGAGTGGGAAGAAACTGCAGGTATGCCCTTCGTTCTAAAGTCCTTCGATTTCTATGCTGACCGGCTGAGCAGCCGAGTTCCTTAA
- a CDS encoding type II toxin-antitoxin system Phd/YefM family antitoxin produces the protein MRIMTYTNARNNLRQLIDDVVDTSTETVITSKEGRDVVVMSLADYNGWTTTNHLLSTPENASRLLKAARDVKAGRVIQRDLIDE, from the coding sequence ATGAGAATAATGACCTATACCAATGCGCGGAACAATCTCAGGCAACTGATTGATGACGTTGTAGATACCTCTACAGAAACTGTCATCACCTCAAAGGAAGGCCGAGATGTAGTGGTGATGTCCCTCGCAGATTACAATGGCTGGACAACCACCAACCACCTGCTTAGTACACCTGAGAATGCCAGCCGCCTGTTAAAGGCTGCCCGCGACGTAAAGGCCGGGAGAGTTATCCAGCGAGACCTTATAGATGAGTAG
- a CDS encoding Txe/YoeB family addiction module toxin translates to MSRGVNWHESAWEDYEYWQGQDRKTLKKINTLIKTARRTPEEGAEPLKGDLSGYFSRHINKKDVLVYTYNDDSITIIQCRFHYSDE, encoded by the coding sequence ATGAGTAGAGGGGTCAACTGGCATGAGTCTGCATGGGAAGACTATGAGTACTGGCAAGGCCAAGACCGCAAAACACTGAAGAAGATTAATACTTTAATAAAGACCGCACGACGAACGCCGGAAGAAGGAGCAGAACCCTTAAAGGGAGACCTCTCAGGTTACTTCTCCCGGCATATCAACAAGAAAGATGTACTGGTTTACACCTACAATGATGATTCGATCACCATTATTCAGTGCAGATTCCATTATTCTGATGAGTGA